The following are from one region of the Kwoniella dendrophila CBS 6074 chromosome 6, complete sequence genome:
- a CDS encoding ribosome biogenesis protein ERB1 — translation MAPRNATASSSKVASASKATNGSAGSSKLPTNNTKSKKRAVQEISAEEEDDDDEFGSAGSGIDMSEDDEQDGEDNQEEDDEEPFPEFDSDIEENDELVDDDEGEGEGEGDDESDSDDEEELDEEESGSESGYNSSDIEAMYGEDDDDEDEEDYDSPITSPSSSHKELSTDEKLSKLIAKNSIKPDESLGTDAKISRAKEGVGRLVPSKLVQGGYKREYDDYEAGYGSESSTEDNPNTVGNIPMEWYDDLPHIGYDVNGRKIFRPAQGDELDKFLSNTEDPAAWTSAEDKLLQQSVQLTDKELDIIRRLERAENPDADYDPYQPTIEWFTGEGKERIMPLSAAPEPKRRFVPSKWEHKKIMKIVKAIREGRIIPNKPSATKPTVYAIWSDSDQANLEHAMYMPAPQLPPPKTIESYNPPEEYLLNEEEKKEWEETEKEDRKIDFLPSKYQSLRLVPGYKNLVQEKFERCLDLYLAPRTRKVKLNIDPESLIPKLPSPKELKPFPIATSVIYKHPENSRVRSISTSPDSTWLATGSEDGIVRIYDLGNGREFWKWNLGQPIQHLSFSPYKDESLLIALIQGKIVVLSPLALLAPAVAANTLTHVNTAFATSAATTKIGAGKDIKGTESIKWVRPNEKERERGILVFVEVPGTPKQIAWHRKGDYFATVASDASNKSVLIHQLSKHSTQSPFKKLPGQVQKVLFHPLKPHFFVATQRYVRQYDLSTQTLIRTLQSGVKWISSLDLHSKGDNLLIGSYDKKLAWFDLDLSNKPYKTLRYHTKALRSVVYHPTLPLFASSSDDGTIHIFHATIYQDLMQNPLIVPLKILRGHNIKDGLGVLDLSWVNNKPWLVSSGSDGEVRLWCS, via the exons ATGGCACCTCGAAATGCTACAGCAAGTAGCTCGAAGGTAGCTTCAGCCTCGAAAGCTACTAATGGATCAGCTGGTTCATCAAAACTTCCAACAAACAACACTAAAAGTAAAAAACGAGCAGTACAAGAGAtatctgctgaagaagaagatgatgatgatgaatttggttcAGCTGGAAGTGGTATAGATAtgagtgaagatgatgaacaagatgggGAGGAcaaccaagaagaagatgatgaagaacctttCCCTGAATTCGATAGTGATATAGAGgagaatgatgaattagtagatgatgatgaaggagaaggtgaaggtgaagggGATGATGAATCTGACTCTGAcgacgaagaagaattggATGAGGAAGAAAGTGGATCTGAATCAGGATACAATTCATCTGATATCGAAGCTAtgtatggtgaagatgatgatgatgaggatgaagaagattatgattCGCCAataacttcaccttcatcatcacataaagaattatcaacagatgaaaaattatcaaaattaatagctaaaaattcaattaaacctgatgaatctttaggtacagaTGCTAAAATATCAAGAGcaaaagaaggtgtaggtagATTAGTTCCAAGTAAATTAGTTCAAGGTGGTTATAAAagagaatatgatgattatgaagCTGGTTATGGTTCTGAAAGTTCAACTGAAGAT AACCCAAATACAGTAGGAAATATACCAATGGAAtggtatgatgatttaccacaTATAGGATACGATGTCAATGGTAGAAAAATCTTCAGACCTGCacaaggtgatgaattagataaattcTTATCAAATACTGAAGATCCTGCTGCATGGACATCAgcagaagataaattattacAACAATCAGTTCAATTaacagataaagaattagatatcaTTAGAAGATTAGAAAGAGCTGAAAATCCTGATGCTGATTATGATCCTTATCAACCTACGATTGAATGGTTTactggtgaaggtaaagaaagaatcatGCCTTTAAGTGCTGCTCCTGAACCTAAGAGAAGATTCGTTCCTTCCAAATGGGAACACAAGAAG ATCATGAAAATCGTCAAAGCTATAAGAGAAGGTAGaattatacctaataaaccttcagcAACTAAACCAACGGTATATGCAATTTGGTCAGATTCTGATCAAGCTAATTTAGAACATGCAATGTATATGCCTGCACCacaattaccaccaccaaaaacTATAGAATCAtataatccacctgaagaatatttattaaatgaagaagaaaaaaaagaatgggaagaaactgaaaaagaagatcgtaaaattgattttttaccttcaaaatatcaaagttTAAGATTAGTACCTGGATATAAAAATTTAGTTCAAGAAaaatttgaaagatgtttaGATTTATATTTAGCACCTAGAACAAGAAAAGTTAAATTAAATATTGATCCAGAAAGTTTAATTCCAAAATTGCCTTcaccaaaagaattaaaaCCTTTCCCTATAGCTACTTCAGTAATTTATAAACATCCAGAAAATTCCCGAGttagatcaatttcaacttcaccagACTCAACTTGGTTAGCAACTGGTTCAGAAGATGGTATAGTAAGAATTtatgatttaggtaatggtagAGAATTTTGGAAATGGAATTTAGGTCAACCAATTCAACATTTATCTTTCTCACCTtataaagatgaatctttATTAATAGCTTTAATCCAAGGCAAAATCGTTGTTCTATCGccattagctttattagctCCTGCTGTAGCAGCAAATACCTTGACTCATGTAAATACTGCTTTCGCCACCAGTGCCGCAACCACTAAAattggtgcaggtaaagatatcaaaggtACAGAGTCAATCAAATGGGTTAGaccaaatgaaaaagaaagagaaagaggtattTTAGTATTCGTGGAAGTTCCAGGTACACCAAAACAAATTGCTTGGCATAGAAAAGGTGATTACTTTGCGACGGTTGCATctgatg CCTCTAACAAATCAGTATTAAtacatcaattatcaaaacattCAACTCAATCACCTTTCAAGAAATTACCTGGACAAGTACAAAAAGTATTATTCCATCCATTAAAACCACATTTCTTCGTTGCTACACAACGTTATGTTAGACAATATGATTTATCTACACAAACTTTAATCAGGACATTACAATCTGGTGTAAAATGGATTTCTTCATTAGATTTACAttcaaaaggtgataatTTATTAATTGGATCATATGATAAAAAATTAGCATGgtttgatttagatttatcaaataaaccaTATAAAACTTTAAGATATCATACAAAAGCATTAAGATCTGTTGTATATCAtccaactttacctttattcgcttcttcatcagatgatgGTACGATACATATTTTCCATGCTAcgatttatcaagatttaaTGCAAAATCCTTTAATTGTTCCATTAAAAATATTAAGAGGTCATAATataaaagatggtttaggtgttttagaTTTATCTTGGGTAAATAATAAACCTTGGTTAGTTTCAAGTGGTTCAGATGGTGAAGTTAGATTATGGTGTtcatag